A part of Bartonella quintana genomic DNA contains:
- a CDS encoding flavin reductase yields the protein MSNHITTYLMPKLQHIVTVSSQEYRDAMSHFAGAVHIVTTNGIKGRRGVTISACCSLSDDPPTLLVCLMRHNPKNQLFMENGNFCVNSLAGKHRPLADVFSRRCNSTETECFDIAQWGTLQTGAPSLSDALASFDCRLICWHEHATHYVLIGEVVAINCNQEKEALMYLNRGYHTLPL from the coding sequence ATGTCAAATCATATAACAACATATTTAATGCCTAAACTTCAACATATTGTTACTGTTTCTTCGCAAGAATATCGAGACGCTATGAGTCATTTTGCAGGAGCTGTGCATATTGTGACAACAAATGGCATTAAGGGAAGGCGCGGGGTGACAATTTCAGCGTGTTGTTCTTTATCTGATGATCCCCCAACACTTCTTGTTTGCCTAATGCGCCATAATCCTAAGAATCAGTTATTTATGGAAAATGGGAATTTTTGTGTTAATAGCTTGGCAGGAAAACATCGTCCACTAGCGGATGTTTTTTCCAGGCGCTGCAATTCCACAGAAACTGAATGTTTTGATATAGCACAATGGGGGACTTTGCAGACTGGTGCCCCTAGTCTTTCAGATGCTTTAGCTTCATTTGATTGTCGTTTGATTTGTTGGCACGAGCATGCAACCCATTACGTTTTGATTGGTGAAGTTGTTGCAATCAACTGTAATCAAGAAAAAGAGGCTTTGATGTATTTGAATCGTGGATATCATACTCTACCTTTATA
- the rpe gene encoding ribulose-phosphate 3-epimerase produces MPRSHLISPSLLAADFSKLGQEVLDIVDAGADWLHLDIMDGHFVPNITFGPNIVKALRPLTRAIFDVHLMISPADPYLEAFAQAGSDIITIHAEAELHLHRSLQKIKGMGKKAGLAINPSTPEPVLEYLLDQLDLILIMTVNPGFGEQSFIPEMKDKIKRVKSMIAHRPIDLVVDGGITVDTIGITAKAGANVFVAGSAIYKDGNKELYKTRISALRHAASLSQ; encoded by the coding sequence ATGCCTCGTTCTCATCTCATTTCGCCTTCACTTTTGGCTGCTGATTTTTCCAAACTCGGCCAAGAAGTATTAGATATTGTTGATGCTGGCGCAGACTGGCTCCATCTTGATATTATGGACGGTCACTTTGTTCCTAATATCACTTTTGGCCCCAATATCGTCAAGGCACTCCGTCCATTAACCAGAGCAATATTTGACGTCCATCTTATGATCTCACCGGCAGATCCTTACCTTGAAGCCTTTGCACAAGCTGGTTCAGATATCATAACCATTCACGCTGAAGCAGAGCTTCATCTTCATCGTTCACTGCAAAAAATCAAAGGAATGGGAAAAAAAGCAGGACTTGCAATCAATCCAAGCACACCAGAACCTGTACTTGAGTATTTGCTTGATCAATTAGATCTTATCCTCATCATGACAGTTAATCCTGGTTTTGGTGAACAAAGTTTTATTCCAGAAATGAAAGATAAAATCAAACGCGTTAAAAGCATGATTGCTCATCGACCTATTGATCTTGTAGTTGATGGTGGTATCACTGTTGATACAATCGGAATAACTGCAAAAGCTGGTGCAAATGTATTTGTCGCAGGCTCTGCAATTTATAAAGATGGAAACAAAGAGCTTTATAAAACACGTATAAGTGCATTGCGCCACGCTGCAAGCCTCTCACAATAA
- the purB gene encoding adenylosuccinate lyase, which translates to MIERYSRPEMVTIWSPKTKYRIWFEIEAHACDALAQLGIIPKEAAKVIWEKGAAAEFDVNRINEIEAITKHDVIAFLTHLGEFIGPEARFIHQGMTSSDVLDTTLNIQLMRASDILLKDIDQLLEALKKRAFQHKETITIGRSHGIHAEPTTFGVKFALAYAEFSRCHNRLLAAREEISTCAISGAVGTFANIDPYIEEHVAKALGLRIEPVSTQVIPRDRHAMFFATLGVIASSIERLAIEIRHLQRTEVLEAEEHFSPGQKGSSAMPHKRNPVLTENLTGLARMVRAFAIPAMENVALWHERDISHSSVERYIGPDATITLDFALARLTYVIENLIVYPENMQKNLNKFRGLVHSQRVLLALTQAGISREDSYRIVQRNAMKVWEQGKDFLEELLNDKDVTKALSKEEICEKFDLSYHTKHIDTIFKRVFEE; encoded by the coding sequence ATGATAGAACGTTATTCTCGCCCTGAAATGGTAACAATTTGGTCACCTAAAACGAAATATCGCATTTGGTTCGAAATTGAAGCACATGCCTGTGATGCCCTCGCTCAACTGGGTATTATTCCAAAAGAAGCAGCAAAGGTGATTTGGGAAAAAGGAGCAGCAGCCGAATTTGATGTTAATCGCATTAATGAAATTGAGGCAATCACCAAACATGATGTTATAGCATTTTTAACGCACTTAGGTGAATTTATTGGCCCAGAAGCTCGCTTTATCCACCAAGGCATGACATCATCAGATGTCCTAGATACAACACTTAATATTCAATTGATGCGTGCGAGTGATATTTTGCTAAAAGACATAGATCAGCTTCTTGAAGCATTGAAAAAACGTGCTTTTCAACATAAAGAAACAATCACTATTGGGCGTAGTCACGGTATTCATGCTGAACCGACAACATTTGGAGTCAAATTTGCTCTTGCATATGCTGAATTTTCTCGTTGTCACAACCGTCTTCTTGCTGCACGAGAAGAAATTTCTACTTGTGCTATCTCAGGAGCTGTAGGAACTTTTGCTAATATTGATCCATATATTGAAGAACATGTAGCAAAAGCATTAGGGTTACGCATTGAACCTGTTTCCACCCAAGTTATACCACGTGATCGTCACGCCATGTTCTTTGCAACGCTTGGTGTTATTGCTTCATCCATTGAAAGATTAGCCATAGAAATACGCCATTTGCAACGAACAGAAGTTCTTGAAGCAGAAGAACATTTTTCACCTGGACAAAAGGGGTCATCCGCCATGCCCCATAAACGTAATCCAGTTTTAACAGAAAATTTAACTGGGTTAGCACGCATGGTGCGTGCCTTTGCAATACCTGCAATGGAAAATGTAGCACTTTGGCATGAACGTGATATTTCTCATTCATCCGTTGAACGTTATATTGGCCCTGATGCTACCATTACTCTTGATTTTGCTCTTGCTCGACTGACCTACGTAATTGAAAATTTAATTGTCTATCCAGAAAATATGCAAAAAAATCTCAATAAATTTCGTGGTCTTGTTCATTCACAACGGGTGCTTTTAGCACTTACACAAGCTGGAATCAGTCGTGAAGATTCTTATCGGATTGTACAACGAAATGCGATGAAAGTTTGGGAACAAGGAAAAGACTTTTTAGAAGAATTGCTCAACGACAAAGATGTAACAAAAGCATTAAGTAAAGAAGAAATTTGCGAAAAATTTGACCTTTCTTACCATACAAAACATATCGACACGATTTTTAAACGCGTCTTTGAGGAATGA